In the Paenibacillus pabuli genome, one interval contains:
- a CDS encoding SDR family oxidoreductase has product MQDKLVALVTGANKGIGLQIAKELVEQGFIVLVGSRSPENGKTAAKSIGSGANAIQLDVTDQDSIVAAAEHIQNEFGRLDVLVNNAGISHAGKPSDSFPSSGAASGLMTIASLEDIRTVYETNVFGVIAVTQAMLPLLREAPAARIVNMGSTGGSLSWNSIPENSHRAMFGAYSASKSAVHAVTLAFAFALESTNIKVNAACPGFTSTALNNFAGTRSVEQGAREAVRLAMIGADGPTGTFSDEDGPIAW; this is encoded by the coding sequence ATGCAAGATAAACTCGTCGCTCTGGTCACTGGGGCTAACAAAGGTATCGGTCTACAAATTGCGAAGGAGCTAGTGGAACAAGGATTCATTGTTCTTGTCGGATCACGAAGCCCCGAGAATGGAAAAACTGCAGCAAAAAGTATCGGTTCGGGTGCGAACGCTATCCAGCTTGATGTAACGGATCAGGACTCCATTGTCGCTGCAGCAGAGCATATACAGAACGAATTTGGTCGTCTCGATGTACTTGTAAACAATGCGGGTATTTCACATGCTGGTAAACCGAGTGATTCTTTTCCAAGCAGTGGCGCGGCCAGTGGTCTTATGACCATCGCTTCGCTTGAAGACATTCGTACGGTTTATGAAACGAATGTTTTTGGTGTCATTGCTGTTACTCAGGCCATGCTGCCACTTTTGCGTGAGGCTCCGGCAGCACGCATCGTCAACATGGGCAGCACTGGCGGATCCCTTAGTTGGAACTCCATTCCGGAAAACTCGCATCGTGCGATGTTTGGGGCCTATTCGGCTTCAAAATCGGCAGTTCATGCAGTGACACTTGCCTTTGCCTTTGCACTTGAATCGACAAATATTAAGGTTAATGCGGCATGTCCAGGCTTTACATCGACTGCACTCAATAATTTTGCTGGCACTCGTAGTGTTGAACAAGGGGCCCGTGAAGCGGTTCGGCTTGCAATGATTGGTGCGGACGGTCCAACAGGAACATTCTCGGATGAGGATGGACCCATTGCGTGGTAA
- a CDS encoding RidA family protein, with the protein MTNIKTYNHDLWDHGIAQGYSVNGTVYISGQFSHDTEGAFVGENDIEAQTLQTLKNLDRVLAEFGITKSNLAYVEIYLTNAQEHIETCIQLFKEYMGQHRPAGSCIGVTFLASPEQLIEISAVAHMA; encoded by the coding sequence ATGACTAATATCAAAACCTACAATCACGACCTTTGGGATCACGGTATCGCTCAGGGGTACAGCGTCAACGGCACGGTTTACATTTCGGGACAATTTTCCCACGATACGGAGGGCGCCTTTGTTGGCGAAAACGATATCGAGGCACAAACCCTGCAGACGCTGAAGAATCTCGATCGCGTGCTAGCAGAGTTTGGTATCACGAAGTCAAACCTCGCTTATGTGGAAATCTATCTGACCAACGCGCAAGAGCATATCGAGACATGCATCCAACTCTTCAAGGAATATATGGGACAACACCGACCGGCCGGTAGCTGTATTGGCGTGACATTCCTGGCATCTCCTGAGCAACTGATCGAAATCAGCGCCGTCGCACACATGGCCTAA
- the ppsA gene encoding phosphoenolpyruvate synthase, with amino-acid sequence MNSLVLDFQEIDHTQLMLVGGKGLNLGALSKMEGLHVPEGFCVTTEGYQKAIEQNETVHALIHQLSELKVEDREHANEISKKIRQAILEAAIPSDVVTAVGQSLSRFGEEYAYAVRSSATAEDLPHTSFAGQQDTYLNISGKEAILEHIRKCWASLFTERAVIYRMQNGFVHSQVYLSVIVQKMVFPQASGILFTADPITCNRKLISIDASFGLGEALVSGLVSADCYQVKNGEIVSKRIETKKVAIYGRKEGGTETKQLQLDQQKTQTLTDQQILQLARLGRQIEEYFGCPQDIEWCTEGDTFYIVQSRPITTLYPIPEAHDQENHVYVSVGHQQMMTDPMKPLGMSIWKLTGNPPMFKTGGGRLFVDITKGLSTSAGRQNLLGVLGHSDPLIKDALITIIERGDFIQLDPTDQSEQGPIKSHQGMSPAEIREEAGSDPAIVTTLIKNSETSISALKHNIQTKTGLDIFDCILEDMQQRRKRSSDSKNLSVIMAAFHASAWINEKMDDWLGEKNAADTLSLSVPNNITSEMGMELLNVADVIRPYPEIIAYLQQVRDDHFMDKMAQFEGGQHVYEAIAAFLNKYGMRCAGEIDITRTRWSEKPSVLVPMILSNIKNLEPGASKQKFELGRQQALMKEHDLLAQLKQLPDGEQKAEETKQMIDVIRNFIGYREYPKYDIVSRYFVYKQALLKEAERLVQANVIRDKEDIYYLTFEELQEVVRTHKVDYQVIEKRKEEYKLYEKLTPPRVITSDGEIITGKYKRENIPAEAIVGLAVSSGVIEGRARVILNMEEADLEDGDILVTTFTDPSWTPLFLSIKGLVTEVGGLMTHGAVIAREYGLPAVVGVENATKIIMDGQRIRLHGTEGYIEIL; translated from the coding sequence ATGAATTCACTGGTTCTCGATTTTCAGGAAATAGATCACACACAACTTATGCTTGTTGGCGGAAAAGGGTTGAACTTAGGGGCGTTATCCAAAATGGAAGGACTTCACGTGCCTGAAGGGTTTTGTGTTACAACGGAGGGATACCAAAAAGCCATCGAACAAAATGAAACGGTTCATGCTTTGATACACCAGCTATCTGAGCTTAAAGTGGAAGATCGAGAACATGCTAATGAAATCAGCAAGAAGATTCGACAGGCCATCTTGGAAGCGGCCATTCCTTCCGATGTTGTTACAGCAGTTGGTCAATCTCTCTCCCGGTTTGGCGAGGAATATGCCTATGCTGTGCGGTCAAGTGCAACTGCTGAAGACTTGCCCCATACTTCTTTTGCTGGCCAACAAGACACCTATTTAAATATTTCGGGCAAAGAAGCCATCTTGGAGCATATTCGCAAATGTTGGGCTTCTCTGTTTACCGAACGCGCGGTAATTTACCGTATGCAGAATGGATTTGTTCACAGCCAAGTTTATTTATCCGTTATCGTTCAAAAAATGGTTTTCCCACAGGCATCAGGAATATTATTTACTGCTGATCCCATCACTTGCAACCGAAAACTGATCTCTATCGATGCCAGTTTCGGGCTTGGAGAAGCGCTGGTCTCCGGCTTAGTATCGGCCGATTGTTACCAAGTTAAGAATGGGGAAATCGTCAGCAAGAGAATTGAAACCAAAAAAGTGGCGATTTATGGACGAAAGGAAGGAGGAACAGAGACCAAGCAACTCCAGCTTGATCAGCAAAAGACGCAAACACTTACGGATCAACAAATTTTACAACTCGCACGCTTGGGTAGACAGATCGAAGAATATTTCGGATGTCCCCAAGACATCGAATGGTGTACTGAAGGTGATACATTTTATATTGTCCAGAGCCGACCAATCACCACTTTATATCCTATTCCTGAAGCACATGACCAGGAAAATCACGTGTATGTATCTGTCGGTCATCAGCAAATGATGACTGATCCAATGAAACCACTAGGGATGTCCATCTGGAAGCTAACAGGCAACCCGCCCATGTTTAAAACGGGGGGTGGAAGGCTGTTTGTGGATATCACGAAGGGGCTGTCTACATCGGCTGGCAGGCAGAATTTGTTGGGCGTTCTAGGGCACTCCGATCCGCTCATCAAAGACGCACTTATTACCATTATAGAACGCGGCGATTTTATTCAATTGGACCCGACTGACCAAAGCGAACAAGGACCCATAAAAAGCCATCAGGGCATGTCTCCTGCCGAAATTCGTGAAGAAGCAGGCAGTGATCCGGCAATTGTTACTACTTTGATAAAGAATAGTGAGACATCGATATCTGCGCTAAAGCATAACATTCAAACGAAAACTGGGTTGGATATATTTGATTGTATCCTGGAAGATATGCAGCAGCGGAGGAAGCGTTCGTCCGATTCGAAGAATTTGAGTGTGATCATGGCCGCATTTCATGCTTCTGCATGGATTAATGAAAAAATGGATGACTGGTTAGGTGAGAAAAATGCAGCAGACACTCTATCCTTATCTGTACCTAATAATATCACTTCAGAAATGGGTATGGAGCTGCTGAATGTTGCCGATGTGATTCGTCCCTATCCGGAGATCATTGCGTACCTCCAACAAGTAAGAGATGATCATTTTATGGATAAAATGGCTCAATTCGAAGGCGGCCAGCACGTATATGAAGCTATTGCTGCTTTTCTTAATAAATATGGAATGCGATGTGCCGGAGAGATTGATATTACACGAACACGCTGGAGTGAAAAACCAAGTGTTCTGGTACCCATGATCCTCAGTAATATCAAAAACCTTGAGCCTGGCGCCAGCAAACAAAAATTTGAACTTGGACGACAGCAAGCTCTAATGAAAGAACATGACTTATTAGCTCAATTGAAACAATTACCGGATGGGGAACAAAAAGCCGAAGAAACCAAACAAATGATCGACGTGATCCGTAATTTCATCGGTTATCGTGAATATCCGAAGTACGACATTGTCAGTCGTTACTTCGTTTATAAGCAGGCTTTATTAAAGGAAGCGGAACGACTCGTACAAGCCAATGTTATTCGTGATAAAGAAGACATTTACTATCTCACTTTTGAAGAATTGCAGGAAGTCGTACGCACACATAAAGTGGATTACCAAGTGATTGAGAAACGAAAAGAGGAGTACAAATTGTATGAAAAGCTAACTCCACCACGTGTCATCACGTCTGATGGCGAAATTATTACGGGCAAATATAAACGGGAAAATATCCCTGCTGAAGCGATTGTCGGCCTCGCGGTTTCTTCAGGCGTAATTGAAGGGCGGGCGCGTGTAATCCTGAATATGGAGGAGGCAGATCTGGAAGACGGCGATATACTTGTGACCACCTTTACGGATCCCAGCTGGACTCCACTGTTTTTATCCATAAAAGGCTTGGTTACGGAGGTTGGTGGACTGATGACTCATGGAGCCGTTATCGCACGTGAATATGGATTACCAGCCGTTGTGGGTGTGGAAAATGCGACCAAAATCATAATGGATGGACAGCGAATCCGTTTGCATGGAACAGAAGGGTATATCGAAATATTGTAA
- a CDS encoding NAD-dependent epimerase/dehydratase family protein: MKTVAELEAKLSEASDRLINDLHKVEGDLLILGAGGKMGPSLAKLAAEAIKAGGMNKKVTAVSRFQDQEVKNDLESAGVQTISCDLLNDQELMQLPAAENIIYMAGNKFGTTGREYFTWAMNTYLPGRVAKKYKDSRIVVFSSGNVYPFSPVGLGGVDESVPPEPLGEYAQSTLGRERIFEYFSHKYGTPMLLYRLNYAIDLRYGVLLEIAKKVHEGKPVSLAMGHANVIWQGDANEMALRSLLKCQSPPEILNVTGPETMSVRWAAQQFADRFGLPASFEGSESETALLSNAAKAYREFGYPRVSLLEMIDFIAEWVESGGHTWNKPTHFSERKGRF, encoded by the coding sequence ATGAAGACCGTGGCTGAATTGGAAGCAAAGCTTTCGGAGGCATCAGACCGGCTAATCAACGACTTACATAAAGTGGAAGGGGATCTTCTTATATTAGGCGCAGGAGGGAAGATGGGTCCGAGTCTAGCTAAATTGGCCGCAGAAGCCATCAAGGCGGGTGGAATGAACAAGAAAGTGACGGCTGTATCCCGATTTCAGGATCAGGAGGTGAAGAACGATCTTGAAAGTGCTGGTGTACAGACGATTTCCTGCGATCTTCTAAACGATCAAGAGTTAATGCAGCTGCCAGCAGCGGAAAACATCATATATATGGCAGGCAACAAGTTTGGTACAACGGGTAGAGAGTATTTTACATGGGCAATGAATACTTACTTGCCCGGAAGAGTGGCAAAAAAGTATAAAGATTCGCGTATCGTCGTTTTTTCTTCAGGTAACGTGTATCCTTTTTCCCCGGTGGGTCTCGGAGGAGTAGATGAATCGGTACCTCCTGAACCTCTCGGAGAATATGCACAATCCACACTGGGGAGAGAGCGGATATTTGAATACTTCTCTCACAAGTATGGCACGCCGATGCTGTTGTACCGCTTAAACTATGCCATTGATTTGCGTTATGGAGTGCTTCTCGAAATTGCCAAAAAAGTCCACGAAGGCAAGCCGGTTTCGCTTGCGATGGGGCATGCCAACGTAATATGGCAGGGTGATGCCAATGAGATGGCCTTAAGGAGCCTGCTCAAGTGCCAAAGCCCTCCCGAAATTTTGAATGTGACCGGCCCTGAGACCATGTCAGTTCGCTGGGCGGCCCAGCAGTTTGCCGACAGGTTTGGTCTTCCTGCATCGTTTGAGGGAAGCGAATCCGAAACGGCGCTGCTCAGTAATGCAGCCAAGGCGTATCGTGAGTTCGGTTATCCGAGAGTAAGCCTGCTGGAAATGATTGATTTCATTGCCGAATGGGTTGAATCAGGCGGACATACGTGGAATAAACCAACCCATTTTTCGGAAAGAAAGGGGAGGTTTTAG
- a CDS encoding extracellular solute-binding protein: protein MAKIDRHTFQTRTRHMSADLKQKINSGVYSPGEFLPSELALTEQYKLSKNSVRFVLDELVQEGLIVKIPRVGTQVTKPTSKETIRFGVYPSLYKEAGMEELINRFHEKHPHIHVETIELPYMNSDNIANLIRLGIVDALTINLQDMYQFQEKRYLDLFVDQDRHDNIYPFLTSYFEKESGVLAAQPFVYSPVILCYNKEHLREKRLGEPNSSWSWDELATLLRELKAPHRYSIAFQLFSMNRWPIFWMQNEDDPSSIETSSAQNGTALPTEGLRWLRDLVTEEGIFPLALAQGEFEAEKLFKEQKISVMLTTYYMLNELKNANFSFDIAQLPHFKNDKTLLLSTAIALSAESSHKDTAACFVNYLTSDEAQTYIRQNTYSLPASRYITEAFSVELKNKPSRLELHRDYSSKYMTYRDLSISMQTQIRFGESLKQYMSYLTDEEGLAEVLLPSKSLHL from the coding sequence ATGGCGAAAATAGATCGTCATACTTTTCAGACCAGAACCAGACATATGTCTGCTGACCTGAAGCAAAAAATCAACTCTGGAGTATACAGTCCGGGAGAATTTCTGCCTTCCGAGTTGGCACTAACAGAACAGTATAAACTCAGCAAAAACTCCGTGAGATTCGTTCTGGATGAGCTTGTTCAGGAGGGATTGATTGTTAAAATTCCCAGGGTGGGCACACAGGTGACAAAGCCTACCTCCAAAGAAACCATCCGATTTGGTGTATATCCCTCGTTGTATAAAGAAGCGGGAATGGAAGAGCTAATTAACCGATTTCACGAGAAGCATCCACATATTCATGTGGAAACGATTGAGCTTCCTTATATGAATTCAGACAATATCGCCAATCTTATCAGACTGGGGATTGTCGATGCGTTAACCATCAACTTGCAGGATATGTATCAATTCCAGGAAAAAAGGTATCTTGATTTGTTTGTTGACCAGGATCGGCACGATAATATATACCCTTTTCTTACATCTTATTTTGAGAAGGAATCGGGTGTGCTGGCAGCACAGCCTTTCGTGTACTCACCTGTTATTTTGTGTTACAACAAGGAGCATCTGAGGGAGAAAAGACTTGGAGAACCAAACAGCAGCTGGAGCTGGGATGAACTTGCAACGCTGCTCAGGGAGCTTAAGGCGCCTCATCGATACAGCATCGCATTTCAGTTATTTTCCATGAATCGGTGGCCCATTTTCTGGATGCAAAATGAGGATGATCCATCTTCGATTGAAACCAGTTCAGCTCAGAACGGAACTGCCTTGCCCACAGAAGGATTACGCTGGCTCAGGGATCTTGTGACAGAGGAAGGAATATTTCCACTGGCCTTGGCACAAGGTGAATTCGAAGCTGAGAAATTGTTTAAAGAGCAGAAGATATCGGTCATGCTAACCACATATTACATGCTTAATGAGCTGAAGAATGCGAATTTTTCCTTTGATATCGCTCAGCTGCCGCATTTTAAGAATGATAAGACACTTCTTCTGTCCACAGCCATTGCTCTGAGCGCAGAATCGAGCCATAAGGACACGGCAGCCTGCTTTGTGAATTATCTCACTTCAGATGAGGCACAGACCTATATTAGGCAGAACACATACAGTTTACCTGCAAGCAGATATATTACGGAAGCGTTTTCTGTAGAGCTTAAAAACAAACCGTCCAGGTTGGAGCTTCATCGAGACTATAGTTCGAAATACATGACGTATCGCGATCTGTCGATTTCCATGCAAACCCAGATCCGTTTCGGAGAAAGCCTGAAGCAGTATATGTCTTATTTAACGGATGAAGAAGGCCTTGCTGAAGTGCTGCTTCCATCCAAAAGTCTCCATTTATAA
- a CDS encoding Gfo/Idh/MocA family protein: protein MNIGIIGLDSSHALAFTRFLHESQDTLFSDVTVTAAYAGGSPDFPLSVSRVNTFTARMTREYGVRLMPTMQRVAESTDVILILSADGRTHLNQFKAICPYRKPVFIDKPFALSTADASHIIKLAEENQTPLMSASSLRYAEALPECTRGDILGVDVYGPMHVETTQGHYFWYGIHAAELLYQIMGPGCREVTAFSTDYDDLIIGTWKEGRMGTIRGIQRGAESFGISLHTRNATRHVSLEPSYKELLKSVMNLFKNGVCTVHPSETLEVIRFLECAEQSRLQRRTVFMEM from the coding sequence ATGAATATCGGAATCATCGGGCTTGACAGCTCGCATGCCCTGGCATTTACCCGTTTTCTTCACGAAAGCCAGGATACTCTTTTTTCAGATGTGACCGTGACGGCCGCATATGCGGGCGGATCTCCGGATTTTCCGCTCAGCGTGAGCCGTGTTAACACTTTCACCGCCCGGATGACGCGAGAATACGGAGTGAGATTGATGCCCACGATGCAGCGAGTTGCAGAAAGCACCGATGTGATCCTAATCTTGAGTGCCGACGGAAGGACGCATCTGAATCAGTTCAAGGCAATCTGCCCTTACCGAAAACCCGTATTTATCGATAAGCCCTTTGCTTTATCAACCGCAGACGCAAGTCATATCATCAAACTTGCTGAAGAAAATCAAACCCCGTTAATGAGTGCTTCGAGCTTACGTTATGCAGAAGCCCTGCCTGAATGCACAAGAGGAGACATCTTGGGTGTGGACGTGTATGGCCCAATGCACGTCGAAACGACGCAGGGACATTATTTTTGGTACGGCATCCATGCGGCAGAATTGCTCTATCAAATCATGGGCCCCGGATGCAGGGAGGTGACCGCCTTTTCCACGGATTACGATGATCTCATTATCGGAACCTGGAAAGAGGGAAGAATGGGAACGATCCGCGGAATCCAACGTGGCGCAGAGTCTTTTGGAATTAGCCTGCACACCAGAAATGCCACCCGGCATGTCTCGCTTGAACCGAGTTATAAAGAACTTCTTAAGTCTGTCATGAACTTGTTCAAAAACGGCGTATGCACTGTGCATCCTTCTGAAACGCTGGAAGTCATTCGGTTTTTGGAGTGTGCAGAGCAAAGCCGGCTGCAAAGACGCACCGTCTTCATGGAAATGTGA
- a CDS encoding NAD-dependent epimerase/dehydratase family protein, producing MRVFVTGATGYIGSAVLRELIDAGHQVVGLVRSDNSAAKLKEFGAEAHHGDIEDLDSLRSGAAAADGVIHLAFNHDFSNFAGALTADLHAVVVTLQVLLVNNLTYL from the coding sequence ATGCGTGTTTTCGTAACAGGAGCAACAGGTTACATTGGTTCCGCTGTCTTACGCGAACTCATTGATGCAGGTCATCAGGTCGTTGGTCTTGTGCGTTCAGACAATAGCGCAGCAAAACTAAAAGAGTTCGGGGCCGAAGCGCACCATGGCGACATCGAAGACCTCGACAGCCTTCGTAGTGGTGCGGCTGCTGCGGATGGTGTCATTCATCTGGCATTCAATCACGACTTTTCGAACTTCGCCGGGGCACTCACAGCAGATCTGCATGCCGTCGTCGTGACATTGCAGGTGTTATTGGTAAACAACTTAACGTACCTGTAA
- a CDS encoding dihydrodipicolinate synthase family protein: protein MHKTQALLTPEQAAALHEGLVIPAHPLALNERRELDEVYQRLLTQYYIASGAGGVAVGVHSTQFEIRDPKVNLYERVLRLAAEETEQARLQRPFIKVAGICGDMEQAVEEAEISKGLGYDAALLSMGGLDVWSENELLRRTERIAEIMPVIGFYLQPSVGGRMLSFAFWQAFAEIDNVVAIKMAPFNRYQTIDVVRAVCCSSRRDDIALYTGNDDNILIDLLTTYRFETEEGTIEKQIVGGLLGHFAVWTHKAVQLLEEVKRLRGQKGSLLSLEWLTRNVEITDANAAFFDPAHQFAGCIPGIHEVLRRQGLMRGIWCLNPQETLSEGQKEEIDRVYLQYPHLHDDDFVKQHLDEWLRLASPSQP, encoded by the coding sequence GTGCACAAAACACAAGCATTACTTACGCCGGAGCAGGCAGCTGCACTCCATGAAGGTCTAGTCATTCCTGCTCATCCGCTTGCCTTGAATGAACGCAGAGAGCTGGATGAAGTCTATCAAAGGCTGCTGACCCAATATTATATCGCTTCAGGAGCCGGCGGAGTTGCAGTTGGCGTGCATTCTACCCAATTCGAGATTCGGGATCCTAAGGTTAACCTCTACGAACGTGTGCTCCGCTTGGCGGCGGAGGAAACGGAGCAAGCCCGCCTACAACGGCCTTTCATTAAAGTGGCAGGCATCTGTGGGGACATGGAACAGGCGGTGGAAGAAGCTGAGATCAGCAAAGGCCTCGGATATGATGCTGCCCTGCTGAGCATGGGTGGACTTGACGTATGGAGCGAGAATGAACTGCTTCGGCGTACGGAAAGGATAGCCGAAATCATGCCGGTGATCGGATTTTATCTTCAACCTTCTGTCGGCGGCCGTATGTTGAGCTTCGCTTTTTGGCAGGCTTTTGCCGAAATCGATAATGTCGTCGCCATCAAAATGGCTCCTTTTAACCGATATCAAACCATCGATGTCGTGCGAGCAGTTTGCTGCTCAAGCCGTCGGGATGACATTGCGCTGTACACGGGAAACGACGACAACATCCTCATTGATCTACTCACAACCTATCGCTTTGAAACGGAAGAAGGCACCATTGAGAAACAGATCGTGGGCGGGCTGCTGGGTCACTTCGCTGTCTGGACACATAAAGCGGTCCAGCTGCTCGAAGAAGTGAAACGTCTCCGCGGGCAAAAGGGATCGCTATTGTCATTGGAATGGCTCACGCGCAACGTGGAGATTACAGATGCCAATGCCGCTTTTTTTGATCCTGCCCATCAGTTTGCCGGCTGTATACCGGGGATACACGAGGTTCTTCGAAGGCAGGGGCTCATGAGAGGAATCTGGTGCCTGAATCCGCAGGAGACTTTATCCGAAGGGCAAAAAGAGGAGATCGATCGTGTATACCTCCAGTATCCTCACCTTCATGATGACGATTTTGTGAAGCAGCATCTGGATGAGTGGCTTAGGCTTGCTTCTCCTTCTCAGCCATGA
- a CDS encoding MarR family winged helix-turn-helix transcriptional regulator produces the protein MDKNELNEEEMRIWHMWKGSFQAIFGRVVKDMSDHTGLSEGDFGVLDRLVLLGNGSLRQQELADSMDWDKSRLSHHLKRMEKRGLVTRKPLDTDRGIQVMITSVGRSILDDARPFLSKAIRKHFFEHLTNQDIELITKLAERTNTRS, from the coding sequence ATGGATAAAAACGAACTAAATGAAGAAGAAATGCGAATATGGCATATGTGGAAAGGTTCCTTTCAGGCTATCTTCGGGCGTGTAGTTAAGGACATGTCCGATCACACAGGACTATCAGAGGGTGATTTCGGAGTGTTAGATCGATTAGTCCTTTTGGGGAACGGTAGCCTTCGCCAACAGGAATTAGCCGACTCTATGGACTGGGATAAAAGTCGATTATCTCATCATCTGAAGCGTATGGAAAAACGTGGGCTAGTAACGAGGAAACCACTCGACACAGATCGCGGGATTCAAGTCATGATCACTTCTGTTGGAAGATCAATATTGGATGATGCTCGTCCCTTCCTCTCCAAGGCAATACGTAAGCATTTTTTTGAACACTTAACCAATCAAGATATTGAGTTAATAACTAAGTTAGCTGAAAGGACAAACACAAGATCTTAG
- a CDS encoding extracellular solute-binding protein, which yields MKLKKRISMLLAITLLTSILAACSSGTDKGGSAALPPQEHRQYGDTGGLTLPLVDEPTTITYMLPSNAKDLGPSKLVVQELEKRTGIKVNFQTYSPQTYQDKLKVIVASGKLPDIFTGLKPAELKKIGKQNGVVAINEYADQLPNFKKLYMEENDWVIKSFGDEAGNVYTWPIYNLNRKVNHGFMYRKDIFDELGIKEWTNTDEFYEALKKVKEAYPDSYPYASKSLANIFRDWAFGWGLGNTDQYPAYYDEKDGTWKYAAVQQEHKDMLNFMKKLYNEKLLDPEFLTDTQDSWTTKMTTDQSFVTFDWIGRLDLFYNQIQEQNPDYDLRYANPVGPTGNIRTLPEVSDFSVAVAKNKNTETSLKLLDYLTSPSGSELMTIGVEGVNFEWGEDGYPVYPELKDLPLVDITVLEDRYAMWLEGAYLRPDHRSIYYRFSEKEQEAQDKIVNEDRFEPLDPILNFTDEETSKIAELQTSLQKSAEEFNAKYILDAGYGDAEWEDFKAQIRKSGVEELMTIYNEAQKRYDESK from the coding sequence ATGAAGCTGAAAAAGAGGATTTCCATGCTGCTTGCGATCACGCTGTTAACCTCAATCCTTGCCGCATGCAGCAGCGGTACGGACAAAGGCGGTTCTGCCGCCTTGCCGCCCCAGGAACACAGACAGTACGGTGATACAGGTGGCTTGACTCTGCCACTTGTAGATGAGCCAACTACCATCACTTACATGCTTCCAAGCAACGCGAAGGATCTCGGTCCGAGCAAACTGGTCGTCCAGGAGCTTGAAAAACGGACCGGTATCAAAGTTAACTTTCAAACCTATTCCCCACAAACCTACCAGGATAAATTAAAAGTCATTGTGGCATCCGGTAAGCTGCCGGACATTTTTACAGGGCTAAAACCGGCCGAACTCAAAAAAATCGGCAAACAAAACGGTGTAGTTGCCATTAATGAATACGCTGATCAGCTCCCTAACTTCAAAAAGTTGTATATGGAAGAAAATGACTGGGTCATCAAATCCTTCGGCGATGAAGCCGGCAATGTATATACCTGGCCTATTTACAATCTGAATCGCAAGGTGAATCACGGATTTATGTACAGGAAGGATATCTTTGATGAGCTTGGTATCAAGGAATGGACGAACACGGACGAGTTTTACGAAGCATTGAAAAAAGTAAAAGAAGCGTATCCCGATTCCTACCCGTACGCATCAAAAAGCTTGGCCAATATCTTCAGGGATTGGGCCTTCGGCTGGGGGCTCGGCAACACGGATCAGTACCCGGCCTATTACGATGAAAAAGATGGCACTTGGAAGTACGCTGCAGTACAGCAAGAGCATAAGGACATGCTCAATTTTATGAAGAAGCTGTACAACGAAAAACTACTTGATCCAGAATTTTTGACGGATACGCAGGATTCCTGGACGACCAAGATGACGACGGACCAATCGTTTGTCACGTTTGATTGGATTGGACGCCTTGATCTCTTTTACAACCAGATCCAAGAGCAAAATCCAGACTATGACCTCAGGTATGCCAATCCCGTCGGACCGACCGGCAATATCAGAACACTGCCAGAAGTTTCGGATTTCAGCGTTGCCGTAGCCAAGAACAAAAATACAGAAACCTCGCTCAAACTGCTCGACTATCTGACCAGCCCATCCGGAAGTGAATTGATGACCATCGGGGTGGAAGGGGTTAACTTCGAATGGGGCGAGGACGGATATCCGGTCTACCCGGAGCTGAAGGATCTTCCACTTGTGGATATTACCGTGCTTGAGGATCGTTATGCCATGTGGCTGGAAGGAGCGTACCTAAGACCGGACCATCGAAGCATTTACTATCGTTTCTCGGAAAAAGAGCAGGAGGCGCAGGATAAAATCGTGAACGAGGATCGTTTTGAACCGCTGGATCCCATCCTTAATTTCACGGACGAAGAAACGTCCAAGATTGCCGAGCTGCAGACCTCGCTGCAAAAATCAGCTGAAGAATTTAACGCGAAATATATTCTTGACGCCGGATATGGAGATGCCGAGTGGGAGGATTTCAAAGCCCAAATCAGAAAAAGCGGTGTGGAGGAACTGATGACGATCTATAATGAAGCTCAAAAAAGATACGATGAGTCCAAATAA